Part of the Streptomyces sp. NBC_01264 genome, AGACCAGCACGTTGTTGATCTGGTTCGGGAAGTCGGAACGGCCGGTGGCCACGACGGCGGCGGTCTGACGGGCGATCGCCGGGTCCACCTCGGGGTCCGGGTTCGCGAGCGCGAACACGATCGCACGTTCCGCCATGGCGGCCACGTCCTCGCCGGACAGGACGTTGGGGGCCGAGACGCCGATGAAGACGTCGGCGCCGACCACGGCCTCCTTCAGGGTGCCCGTGTAGCCCTCGGGGTTGGTGTTGTCCGCGATCCAGCGCAGCGGGGAGTCCGGGGCCGCGTCGACGAGGTCGGGGCGGTCCGCGTGCACGACACCGTGGATGTCGGCGCTGACGGCGTTCTTGACGCCGGCGGCGAGGAGCAGCTTGAGGATGGCGGTACCGGCCGCGCCGGCGCCCGACATGACGACCTTGACGTCACCAACGGCCTTGCCCACCACGCGCAGTGCGTTGGTGAGGGCGGCGAGGACCACGATGGCGGTGCCGTGCTGGTCGTCGTGGAAGACGGGGATGTCGAGGGCCTCGCGCAGCCGGGCTTCGATCTCGAAGCAGCGCGGCGCGGAGATGTCCTCCAGGTTGATGCCCGCGAAGCCCGGGGCGATGGCCTTGACGACGGCCACGATCTCGTCGGGGTCCTGGGTGTCCAGGCAGATCGGCCAGGCGTCGATGTCGGCGAAGCGCTTGAAGAGGGCCGCCTTGCCCTCCATGACCGGCATGGCGGCCATCGGGCCGATGTTGCCCAGGCCCAGCACGGCGGAGCCGTCCGTCACGACTGCGACGGTGTTGCGCTTGATGGTCAGACGGCGGGCGTCTTCGGGGTTCTCGGCGATCGCCATGCACACGCGGGCCACGCCCGGGGTGTAGATCATCGAGAGGTCGTCGCGGTTGCGGATGGGGTGCTTCGAC contains:
- a CDS encoding NAD-dependent malic enzyme translates to MATAPSVSYSMTVRLEVPASGTAVSQLTTAVESSGGSVTGLDVTASGHEKLRIDVTIAATSTAHADEIVEKLRGIEGVSLGKVSDRTFLMHLGGKIEMQSKHPIRNRDDLSMIYTPGVARVCMAIAENPEDARRLTIKRNTVAVVTDGSAVLGLGNIGPMAAMPVMEGKAALFKRFADIDAWPICLDTQDPDEIVAVVKAIAPGFAGINLEDISAPRCFEIEARLREALDIPVFHDDQHGTAIVVLAALTNALRVVGKAVGDVKVVMSGAGAAGTAILKLLLAAGVKNAVSADIHGVVHADRPDLVDAAPDSPLRWIADNTNPEGYTGTLKEAVVGADVFIGVSAPNVLSGEDVAAMAERAIVFALANPDPEVDPAIARQTAAVVATGRSDFPNQINNVLVFPGVFRGLLDAQSRTVNTDMMLAAASALADVVGEDELNANYIIPSVFNDKVAGAVAGAVRKAASAAVTAPTSV